One genomic window of Penaeus chinensis breed Huanghai No. 1 chromosome 35, ASM1920278v2, whole genome shotgun sequence includes the following:
- the LOC125044183 gene encoding D-beta-hydroxybutyrate dehydrogenase, mitochondrial-like isoform X1 — MYINPERIEHVVSLGIACMVAAHVLRLCGIPWTYAFYVLWSLTVLIYWRNARAKVSTVGKAVLVTGCDSGIGLSLALRLDQLGFRVFACCAHVDERSASAQALRRNGSQRFHVLQLNFNDDLQIFEVFARVTQLLARDEKLWALVNCEGICWTHDAGQCLNINIYKRMCDYIIFRTCATVRMFLPLLMHARGRILTIGRTCERTTCHETQHYLISKAIFDAYDKLLRQQLKHRGVKVCRIELLSPNTSEPQLDPSAPTRGKANANSRYIFADVVRNRGESDVSEAVEAHVKALTDAFPLNKYFSSIPY; from the exons ATGTACATCAACCCTGAGAGGATTGAACACGTAGTGTCTCTGGGCATCGCGTGCATGGTGGCCGCCCACGTCCTAAGGCTCTGTGGCATCCCGTGGACCTACGCTTTCTACGTTCTCTGGAGTCTTACGGTCCTGATTTACTGGAGGAACGCGCGAGCTAAG GTTTCCACTGTGGGAAAGGCCGTACTGGTGACTGGCTGTGACTCTGGGATTGGCCTCTCGCTTGCCTTACGCCTCGACCAGCTG GGTTTTCGAGTGTTCGCCTGTTGCGCCCACGTCGACGAGCGGAGTGCGAGCGCGCAAGCTCTCCGGCGAAATGGATCTCAACGTTTCCACGTGTTGCAGCTCAACTTCAATGATGACTTGCAGATTTTCGAGGTTTTCGCGAGGGTCACCCAATTATTGGCTCGCGACG AGAAGCTGTGGGCGCTTGTCAACTGCGAGGGCATCTGCTGGACACACGACGCAGGGCAATGCCTCAACATCAATATATACAAGAGAATGTGTGATTACATTATCTTCCGTACTTGCGCCACAGTTAGGATGTTCCTTCCGTTGCTGATGCACGCTAGAG GTCGAATCTTAACAATTGGCCGCACATGTGAGCGCACTACATGCCACGAAACTCAACATTATTTGATCTCTAAAGCTATTTTTGACGCGTATGATAAGCTTCTAAG ACAACAGTTGAAACATCGTGGCGTAAAGGTTTGCCGAATTGAGCTGCTTTCTCCCAACACAAGTG AGCCCCAGCTTGACCCCTCGGCGCCAACCCGGGGCAAAGCCAACGCAAATTCAAGGTATATTTTTGCCGACGTAGTTCGCAATAGAGGG
- the LOC125044183 gene encoding estradiol 17-beta-dehydrogenase 2-like isoform X3, with product MYINPERIEHVVSLGIACMVAAHVLRLCGIPWTYAFYVLWSLTVLIYWRNARAKVSTVGKAVLVTGCDSGIGLSLALRLDQLGFRVFACCAHVDERSASAQALRRNGSQRFHVLQLNFNDDLQIFEVFARVTQLLARDEKLWALVNCEGICWTHDAGQCLNINIYKRMCDYIIFRTCATVRMFLPLLMHARGRILTIGRTCERTTCHETQHYLISKAIFDAYDKLLRQQLKHRGVKVCRIELLSPNTSDR from the exons ATGTACATCAACCCTGAGAGGATTGAACACGTAGTGTCTCTGGGCATCGCGTGCATGGTGGCCGCCCACGTCCTAAGGCTCTGTGGCATCCCGTGGACCTACGCTTTCTACGTTCTCTGGAGTCTTACGGTCCTGATTTACTGGAGGAACGCGCGAGCTAAG GTTTCCACTGTGGGAAAGGCCGTACTGGTGACTGGCTGTGACTCTGGGATTGGCCTCTCGCTTGCCTTACGCCTCGACCAGCTG GGTTTTCGAGTGTTCGCCTGTTGCGCCCACGTCGACGAGCGGAGTGCGAGCGCGCAAGCTCTCCGGCGAAATGGATCTCAACGTTTCCACGTGTTGCAGCTCAACTTCAATGATGACTTGCAGATTTTCGAGGTTTTCGCGAGGGTCACCCAATTATTGGCTCGCGACG AGAAGCTGTGGGCGCTTGTCAACTGCGAGGGCATCTGCTGGACACACGACGCAGGGCAATGCCTCAACATCAATATATACAAGAGAATGTGTGATTACATTATCTTCCGTACTTGCGCCACAGTTAGGATGTTCCTTCCGTTGCTGATGCACGCTAGAG GTCGAATCTTAACAATTGGCCGCACATGTGAGCGCACTACATGCCACGAAACTCAACATTATTTGATCTCTAAAGCTATTTTTGACGCGTATGATAAGCTTCTAAG ACAACAGTTGAAACATCGTGGCGTAAAGGTTTGCCGAATTGAGCTGCTTTCTCCCAACACAAGTG atagatag